The window CGCAAATTACTTCTCCAGGCCTGCGGGCGGCCAGTTCTCGAGCTTCATGCCGAGGGTCAGGCCGCGCGAGGCAAGGACTTCCTTGATTTCGTTGAGCGACTTGCGACCCAGGTTCGGGGTCTTCAGCAGCTCGTTCTCGGTACGCTGGATCAGGTCGCCGATATAGTAGATGTTCTCGGCCTTCAGGCAGTTGGCCGAGCGCACCGTCAGCTCCAGGTCGTCGACCGGGCGCAGCAGGATCGGATCGATCTGCGGCGCGCGGCTCGAGGCGGCTTCCGCCGACGACTCGGTGCCTTCCAGGGCAGCGAACACGGACAGCTGGTCGACCAGGATGCGGGCCGACTGGCGGATCGCTTCCTCGGGCGAGATCACGCCGTCGGTTTCGATGTTCATCACCAGCTTGTCGAGGTCGGTACGCTGTTCCACGCGGGCCGACTCGACCGCGTACGACACGCGGCGCACCGGCGAGAACGAGGCATCCAGCACGATGCGGCCGATGACCTTGCTCGCTTCGTCGCCGAACTTGCGCACGTTGCCGGGCACGTAGCCACGGCCCTGTTCGACCTTGATCTGCATGTCCAGCTTGCCGCCGGCAGACAGGTGGGCGATCACGTGGCCCGGGTTGATGATCTCGACGTCGTGCGGCAGCTCGATATCGGCAGCCGTCACCACGCCTTCGCCTTCCTTGCGCAGCGAAACCGTGACTTCATCGCGGTTGTGCAGCTTGAAGACCACACCCTTGAGGTTCAGCAGCAGGTTGACCACGTCTTCCTGCACGCCATCAATGGTGGAATACTCGTGGACCACCCCAGCGATCGTCACTTCCGTCGGCGCATAGCCGACCATCGAGGACAGCAGCACGCGACGCAGGGCGTTACCGAGCGTATGCCCGTAGCCACGCTCGAACGGCTCCATCACGACCTTGGCGTGATGATCGCCAAGCGGCTCGACGGCGATGATTTTTGGCTTGAGGAGTGCTGTTTGCATTAGGTTGTCCTTTTCAATAC of the Cupriavidus malaysiensis genome contains:
- a CDS encoding DNA-directed RNA polymerase subunit alpha, translating into MQTALLKPKIIAVEPLGDHHAKVVMEPFERGYGHTLGNALRRVLLSSMVGYAPTEVTIAGVVHEYSTIDGVQEDVVNLLLNLKGVVFKLHNRDEVTVSLRKEGEGVVTAADIELPHDVEIINPGHVIAHLSAGGKLDMQIKVEQGRGYVPGNVRKFGDEASKVIGRIVLDASFSPVRRVSYAVESARVEQRTDLDKLVMNIETDGVISPEEAIRQSARILVDQLSVFAALEGTESSAEAASSRAPQIDPILLRPVDDLELTVRSANCLKAENIYYIGDLIQRTENELLKTPNLGRKSLNEIKEVLASRGLTLGMKLENWPPAGLEK